A genomic segment from Thermodesulfobacteriota bacterium encodes:
- a CDS encoding RNA polymerase sigma factor RpoD/SigA, which yields MGIKSFDSDDTVSSVNDNMGFTNDLETYRSPNFKGKLIDVDDSESDIEPNGSDCVEFEKSSRIPDEQYRLMYYYFRDMANEPLLKPREEIEVSAKIKRCEQKSKEIKLVVNRLQNKIESRNNERIRHRRLKPKDLSRKIIILNALDKVYSEKAKLLKCRFIKSNLRLVVAMAKRYISVGLPISDLIQEGNVGLMRAVERFDHTKGFKFSTYASWWIRQAMFRSLQEQTRTIKVPVYLLEQSNKILRISSNLRKKHGRSPTPEEISNISGVSVDVIKRILKSTNDAVSLDSPILRGEKTTLLDFIIDEESPAPELIRTRVMLFERIRQALTLLTPREEEILRLRFGIDQNTTYTLDEIGKIFNLTRERIRQIEKAALEKLSDSDMKDILRSFIN from the coding sequence TTGGGAATTAAGAGCTTCGACTCCGACGACACAGTTTCATCTGTCAATGATAATATGGGTTTTACAAATGATTTAGAAACCTATAGGTCTCCAAATTTCAAAGGGAAACTAATTGATGTGGATGATTCTGAGTCTGATATTGAACCCAATGGCTCAGATTGCGTAGAATTTGAGAAGAGCAGTAGGATTCCGGATGAGCAGTATAGGCTTATGTATTATTATTTCAGGGATATGGCAAATGAACCCTTGCTAAAACCAAGGGAAGAGATTGAAGTTTCAGCTAAGATAAAAAGATGTGAACAGAAGTCCAAAGAAATAAAACTGGTTGTTAATAGGCTTCAAAATAAAATCGAATCAAGAAACAATGAAAGGATCAGGCATCGGAGATTGAAGCCAAAGGACCTTTCCAGGAAGATCATAATATTAAATGCCCTTGATAAGGTATATTCTGAAAAGGCTAAACTTCTTAAATGTAGATTCATTAAGTCGAACTTGAGATTAGTTGTGGCAATGGCTAAGAGATATATCAGCGTGGGTCTTCCGATTTCGGACTTAATACAAGAGGGTAATGTCGGGCTGATGAGGGCCGTGGAGAGATTTGATCATACCAAAGGGTTTAAGTTTTCGACATACGCTTCATGGTGGATCCGTCAAGCTATGTTCAGGTCTCTTCAGGAGCAGACCAGAACAATAAAGGTGCCGGTATATTTGTTGGAGCAATCTAATAAGATATTGAGGATAAGTTCAAATCTGCGTAAGAAACATGGGAGGAGTCCAACTCCTGAAGAGATATCTAACATCTCCGGGGTTTCTGTAGATGTCATAAAGCGTATTTTAAAATCAACAAATGATGCTGTTAGCTTAGATTCGCCAATTCTTCGAGGTGAGAAAACAACTCTCCTCGATTTTATTATCGATGAGGAATCTCCCGCCCCTGAATTAATTAGGACAAGGGTGATGCTTTTTGAAAGGATAAGGCAAGCTTTAACATTACTTACTCCTAGAGAAGAAGAGATACTCAGGCTGAGATTCGGAATAGACCAAAATACAACTTACACGTTGGATGAAATTGGAAAGATATTTAATCTTACACGTGAACGAATTAGGCAGATCGAAAAAGCGGCACTGGAAAAACTATCCGACTCCGATATGAAGGATATACTTCGAAGTTTTATAAATTAA
- a CDS encoding copper chaperone PCu(A)C codes for MKVDMVLKFLITFSLAINFVAASNAGAKIVVSDAWIRELPPSSSVTAAYMIIENLGNDDDKLTGINASFAGHAGIHTTQIDNNGIAQMKILRELVIPSGKKVVLEPGGTHIMLTDITEPIKRDDTLKLELMFEREGMKEISVKVKGLTGD; via the coding sequence TTGAAAGTTGATATGGTACTGAAATTCCTTATTACTTTCTCATTAGCGATAAATTTTGTCGCAGCCTCAAATGCGGGGGCGAAAATAGTGGTAAGCGATGCCTGGATAAGAGAATTACCCCCTAGCTCGTCGGTTACAGCGGCATACATGATTATTGAAAATCTTGGCAACGATGATGACAAGCTCACAGGGATTAATGCTAGCTTCGCGGGGCACGCAGGGATTCATACAACCCAGATCGACAATAATGGAATTGCACAGATGAAGATATTACGAGAACTGGTAATACCATCAGGTAAAAAGGTAGTATTAGAACCGGGTGGAACGCATATAATGCTCACTGACATAACTGAACCAATTAAAAGGGATGATACGCTAAAGCTAGAGTTAATGTTTGAAAGAGAGGGAATGAAAGAGATTAGTGTGAAGGTTAAGGGATTAACTGGTGACTAG
- a CDS encoding toll/interleukin-1 receptor domain-containing protein translates to MNAPKCFISYSWDNDNHKDWVRFLASELRARGIDARLDQWDTKLGINLPEYMETSVRESEYVLLICTPLFAEKANKGSGGVGYEKTIVTGEIFSGVSSKTKFIPVLRSGSESEAIPSYLRGKFYIDFRNDQNFNDSIDKLIRNIFDAPEHPPPPIGNRPKFNTQSAGVRSAQKEVHFDITRFSNAFEYAISYNGLRMGRDEARQWALRRLEE, encoded by the coding sequence ATGAATGCACCAAAGTGTTTCATTAGTTATTCATGGGATAATGATAATCATAAAGATTGGGTTAGATTTTTAGCTTCTGAGTTAAGAGCTAGAGGGATCGATGCAAGACTTGATCAGTGGGATACTAAGCTGGGAATAAACCTTCCAGAGTATATGGAAACCTCAGTTCGTGAATCTGAATACGTCTTACTTATATGCACACCCTTGTTTGCTGAAAAAGCGAATAAGGGTTCTGGGGGTGTAGGCTATGAAAAAACAATTGTAACTGGCGAAATATTTTCTGGTGTATCATCCAAGACAAAATTTATCCCTGTTCTTCGTAGTGGTAGCGAATCTGAAGCCATTCCTTCGTATCTCAGGGGTAAATTTTATATCGATTTTAGAAATGATCAGAATTTTAATGATTCAATTGATAAATTAATAAGAAATATTTTTGATGCTCCAGAACACCCACCTCCACCGATTGGAAATCGGCCAAAATTTAATACACAGAGTGCTGGAGTGCGATCGGCACAGAAGGAGGTTCACTTTGACATTACGCGCTTTAGTAATGCATTTGAATATGCTATAAGCTACAATGGGTTAAGAATGGGAAGAGATGAGGCGCGTCAATGGGCTCTACGAAGATTGGAAGAATAA
- a CDS encoding superoxide dismutase: MPHELPPLPYGYDALEPHIDARTMEIHHTKHHQGYVNNLNSALEKHPELEKKSVEDLLKDLSSIPEDIRTAVRNNGGGHANHSMFWPIMSPDGGGEPGGELAGAINSSFGRFSDFKEQFSKAAAGRFGSGWAWLCVDRGGKLTITSTPNQDNPVSDGLRPVLGLDVWEHAYYLKYQNRRPEYISAWWNIVNWKQVAKNYSAVK, from the coding sequence ATGCCACATGAGTTACCGCCATTACCATATGGATATGACGCCCTGGAGCCTCACATAGACGCTCGTACAATGGAGATTCATCATACAAAGCATCATCAGGGATATGTGAATAATTTAAACAGTGCTCTTGAAAAGCATCCTGAACTTGAGAAAAAAAGTGTAGAAGATTTGTTGAAGGATTTAAGTTCTATTCCTGAAGATATACGAACTGCGGTTAGAAACAATGGTGGTGGACATGCCAATCACTCAATGTTTTGGCCGATTATGAGTCCAGATGGCGGTGGTGAGCCTGGAGGGGAATTGGCTGGCGCTATAAATTCATCCTTTGGTAGATTCTCAGATTTTAAAGAGCAATTTTCAAAGGCAGCAGCGGGCAGGTTTGGAAGTGGATGGGCATGGCTTTGCGTGGATCGAGGCGGGAAACTGACAATCACCTCTACTCCAAATCAAGACAATCCGGTGTCTGACGGATTAAGGCCGGTTCTCGGTCTCGATGTTTGGGAACATGCCTATTATCTTAAATATCAAAACAGGAGACCTGAATATATTTCGGCGTGGTGGAACATTGTCAATTGGAAACAGGTCGCAAAGAATTACTCGGCCGTAAAATAG
- a CDS encoding site-specific integrase — MAKRRAWGTGSIYKRGKSWYIAYYADGKQIREKIGSTALITKGQAEQALKARMGEVVQDRFNLKSKRPAIGFEKLVEKYLDYSKANHRSYKRSVTICKALLRFFKGHSIDDITSWSVEQFKAKRKDEGKTLGNINRELTVLKRMFNLAIEWGLASANPVKGVKFFKVSNQRMQILREEDFLRLYEVAAPHLKPILICAVSTGMRRSEILGLKWEDVNLKQRTITVRDTKNFEFRFIPINETLLQTLTELQENASSEYVFNYKGSPVKEIKSAFETALNKAKISRCRFHDLRHTIATRLVMNGVDLVTVQELLGHRSIVMTKRYSHPTPEHKKRAIESVNFAPNKPYMNTSHLVRAKLLND; from the coding sequence ATGGCTAAGCGAAGAGCGTGGGGTACGGGCAGCATCTACAAGAGAGGCAAAAGCTGGTATATCGCCTATTATGCGGATGGTAAACAAATCAGAGAGAAGATAGGCTCTACAGCTTTGATAACCAAAGGTCAAGCCGAGCAAGCATTGAAGGCAAGGATGGGTGAGGTGGTACAGGACAGGTTTAATCTTAAGAGCAAGAGACCGGCAATCGGCTTTGAAAAGCTAGTGGAGAAGTACTTGGACTATTCAAAAGCAAATCATCGCTCTTATAAGAGAAGCGTAACTATATGCAAGGCACTGTTACGATTCTTCAAAGGGCATAGTATAGATGATATTACCTCATGGTCTGTCGAGCAGTTCAAGGCTAAAAGGAAAGATGAGGGCAAGACGCTGGGAAATATCAATCGAGAGTTAACCGTGCTTAAGAGAATGTTTAACCTAGCGATAGAGTGGGGTCTAGCTAGTGCTAATCCCGTGAAGGGTGTAAAGTTCTTTAAGGTCTCTAACCAACGCATGCAAATTCTACGTGAAGAGGATTTCTTAAGACTATATGAAGTAGCCGCTCCGCACCTTAAACCAATCCTAATTTGTGCCGTTAGCACAGGCATGAGGAGAAGCGAAATTCTAGGCCTTAAATGGGAGGACGTTAACTTAAAACAGAGAACCATCACCGTGAGAGATACCAAAAACTTTGAGTTTAGATTTATACCAATCAACGAAACATTACTGCAAACATTGACTGAGTTACAGGAAAATGCTTCCAGTGAATATGTCTTTAATTACAAAGGCAGCCCTGTCAAAGAAATCAAGAGTGCTTTTGAAACTGCTTTAAATAAAGCCAAGATATCCCGTTGTAGGTTCCATGACTTAAGACACACAATTGCTACAAGGCTTGTTATGAATGGAGTTGACCTGGTTACCGTTCAGGAGCTATTAGGGCATAGGTCAATTGTTATGACCAAGCGTTACTCCCACCCTACACCTGAGCATAAAAAGAGAGCCATTGAAAGCGTCAATTTCGCTCCGAATAAACCCTACATGAACACAAGTCACCTAGTTAGGGCTAAATTACTTAATGATTAA
- a CDS encoding M23 family metallopeptidase — protein MTRENLKIHLFKFECTVPKFLNIKLYHIKIMLITFFGLTLVSLLSFIIAYKFYKKAEISTHQKRELADQLKSQSNVLNEMSKDELVLKSRLIEIEKKLLEMQELLDRKGIKRELAVGGEYIPADGLDLSYLDNMEKDIYEMFNTIKSFPLGKPIIKSDVRSGFGYRMDPFRAAPAFHSGIDFEAKPRQPVFATADGLVTNAGWYYSYGNTVIINHENGYQTLYGHLTKVDVDEGQRVKSGDLIGNAGSTGRSTGTHLHYEIIKNGKKLNPSKYLSLK, from the coding sequence ATGACGCGGGAAAATCTTAAAATTCATTTATTTAAATTTGAATGCACGGTACCAAAATTCCTTAACATAAAACTGTACCACATTAAAATAATGCTGATCACGTTTTTTGGACTCACGTTGGTATCACTTCTATCTTTCATTATTGCATATAAATTTTACAAAAAAGCTGAAATAAGTACCCATCAGAAAAGAGAACTGGCCGACCAACTAAAAAGTCAGTCCAATGTATTAAATGAAATGAGCAAGGATGAACTTGTATTGAAATCCAGGTTAATAGAAATCGAAAAGAAACTCTTGGAAATGCAAGAGTTACTTGACAGAAAGGGTATAAAGAGAGAATTGGCCGTGGGAGGTGAGTACATCCCGGCCGACGGATTGGATTTATCCTATCTTGATAACATGGAAAAGGATATATATGAAATGTTTAATACGATTAAGAGTTTTCCCTTGGGTAAGCCCATCATAAAATCCGATGTCAGATCAGGTTTTGGATATCGAATGGATCCTTTTAGAGCTGCCCCGGCTTTTCACTCCGGAATAGACTTCGAAGCGAAACCTCGACAACCAGTTTTTGCGACTGCTGATGGATTAGTTACTAACGCAGGTTGGTATTACAGTTATGGAAATACCGTCATAATCAATCACGAAAATGGATATCAAACACTTTATGGACACCTAACGAAGGTAGATGTAGACGAAGGACAAAGGGTTAAGAGTGGAGATCTAATTGGTAACGCAGGTTCCACAGGAAGATCCACTGGAACACACCTGCACTACGAAATAATAAAAAACGGCAAAAAACTAAATCCATCTAAATACTTAAGTTTAAAGTAA